The following are encoded together in the Penaeus chinensis breed Huanghai No. 1 chromosome 20, ASM1920278v2, whole genome shotgun sequence genome:
- the LOC125036061 gene encoding heterogeneous nuclear ribonucleoprotein A3-like — MATHCSSPIFLVVCFCLALTAQQAMSHGYGYGRWGHKSPSYYKPYGGYGRGYGGHGGSYGSYGSHGSHGQPGSYGSQRGYGSYGNRGSGHTSYGNLGRPVAVSSGTHDGMRPGSQFQGSGNGMSPVLGVSGVGVQGVSGVAPLQGSGEVSHIHLVDGNSGVPGPVGPTFINSGGQEGVSDLLLGGASGTGVDVTQVDLRNSR; from the coding sequence ATGGCGACGCATTGCAGctcccccatcttcctcgtcGTGTGCTTCTGCCTCGCCCTGACGGCTCAGCAGGCGATGTCCCACGGCTACGGCTACGGCAGGTGGGGACACAAGTCACCGAGCTACTACAAGCCGTACGGTGGATATGGTAGAGGTTACGGAGGCCATGGTGGCAGTTATGGTAGTTATGGCAGTCACGGCAGCCATGGGCAACCTGGCAGTTACGGCAGCCAGAGAGGATATGGGAGCTACGGAAATCGAGGAAGCGGACACACAAGCTACGGAAATCTGGGTCGCCCCGTTGCCGTTTCTTCAGGAACTCACGACGGCATGCGCCCAGGAAGTCAGTTTCAAGGCAGCGGGAATGGAATGTCCCCAGTCCTGGGAGTAAGCGGAGTAGGAGTCCAGGGAGTGAGCGGTGTCGCCCCCCTGCAAGGCAGTGGCGAAGTGAGCCACATTCACCTAGTGGACGGGAACTCAGGAGTGCCAGGCCCAGTGGGACCCACGTTCATCAACTCAGGCGGACAGGAGGGAGTGAGCGACCTTCTCTTGGGAGGAGCCAGCGGGACTGGAGTCGACGTGACCCAGGTTGATCTGAGGAACAGTCGttag